One Setaria italica strain Yugu1 chromosome II, Setaria_italica_v2.0, whole genome shotgun sequence DNA segment encodes these proteins:
- the LOC101754261 gene encoding expansin-B11 isoform X1, translated as MAKLCTVLLAAVVLLSLVVSPIDCTRKLSKAKPKTKAVSHRPAPVAKVTHKPAPAVKVSGHKPAPAAKPHRNYTAIPSSPSTVYGSGGWLSGAGATYYGAPNGDGGEGGACGYQTAVGKQPFSSMIAAGSTPLYRDGEGCGACYEVKCTTNAACSGQPVTIVITDRSPGDLFPGEVAHFDMSGTAMGAMARPGMADKLRAGGVLRIQYRRVQCKYPGVNIAFKVDQGANPFYFNVLVEFEDDDGDLNAVDLMEAGSGAWTSMAHNWGAMWRLNNGKRLNAPFGLRLTSDSGRVLVVNNAIPAGWKPGVTYRSLVNYP; from the exons atggccAAGCTTTGCACAGTGCTGTTGGCAGCTGTGGTCTTGCTCTCACTTGTAGTGAGCCCCATTGATTGCACCCGCAAGCTCAGCAAGGCGAAGCCGAAGACGAAGGCGGTCAGCCACAGGCCGGCGCCGGTAGCCAAGGTCACCCACAAGCCGGCGCCGGCCGTCAAGGTCAGCGGCCACAAGCCGGCGCCCGCAGCCAAACCCCACCGGAACTACACCGCTatcccctcgtcgccgtccaccGTGTACGGTTCCGGCGGCTGGctgtccggcgccggcgcgacgTACTACGGTGCCCccaacggcgacggcggcgaag GCGGCGCGTGCGGGTACCAGACCGCCGTCGGGAAGCAGCCGTTCTCGTCGATGATCGCCGCCGGGAGCACGCCGCTGTACAGGGACGGCGAGGGCTGCGGCGCCTGCTATGAG GTGAAATGCACGACCAACGCGGCGTGTTCCGGCCAGCCGGTGACCATCGTGATCACCGACAGGTCCCCCGGCGACCTGTTCCCCGGCGAGGTCGCCCACTTCGACATGAGCGGCACGGCCATGGGCGCCATGGCGAGGCCCGGCATGGCCGACAagctccgcgccggcggcgtgctGAGGATCCAGTACAGGAGGGTGCAGTGCAAGTACCCCGGCGTGAACATCGCCTTCAAGGTGGACCAGGGCGCCAACCCCTTCTACTTCAACGTGCTGGTGGAgttcgaggacgacgacggcgacctcAACGCCGTCGACCTGAtggaggccggcagcggcgcctGGACGTCCATGGCGCACAACTGGGGCGCCATGTGGCGGCTCAACAACGGAAAGAGGCTCAACGCGCCGTTCGGGCTCCGGCTCACCTCCGACTCCGGCAGGGTGCTCGTCGTCAACAACGCCATCCCCGCCGGGTGGAAGCCCGGGGTGACTTACCGGTCCTTGGTCAACTACCCCTAA